The genomic interval ttggcgacagattttcatccGAATATTCTAGAATCGGCATTAAAAAAAGTGCATTTCCCCACCAgttgtgtttccaccaaacggacacgttgcagatagaaatcattgcatgatgacgtagtgcatacaaaatgtactttttcgcttacattttcatttaccgaataaaaatctaatgttcaatgtgtttccatcacattttgaactctaccgatagttttgtcacaaaaactgttgcgttaaatagcctactctggtcttggcacgtgccctctagccaacagcttgcagatagcCTACAGTGCAGGTAGGATGTgcggtaggctagtctacatgatgagattattatggagaatgtttttatttgtcaaacggcagtcaagcatcgatcatcatgtcaccagaataagatcctcgatatttattggaaaggagcataaagatcacagtgcactttcaccaccctgtgaagttcatcataacttgtcatctgtagcctaataaactgcatattttcccgagttgtagtgggaggacacAACATATgcatatcatcgtgtgactccaagtttactggttattatatcaatatttgcaaaggcgtttccactgccatttctcgcataattaattttaatgacacaaaaagatcccaccatatcGAACAAAGAAATGATCTAAAATTGTTtcaaaacttcctgtttccatcacagctgtcatgatttttttgatttgtcaaatggcagtcaagcatctatcatcatgtcaccagaataagaccctagatatttattggaaaggagcatcaagctcatcaccttgcactttcaccaccctgtgaagttcatcataatgtatttaatctgtagcctaataaactgcatggcaTCACAAGttattattatatcaatatttgcataaaggcgtttccaccacataattcattttatggacacaaaaagatcccaccatgtctaATGAACACATGatctgtctgcatttataaaattgtaccgaaacttcctgtttccatcacagctgtcatgattttttaaatatggtatgactttactcgcataaaaactgtggaggGGTCCTTTGAGCTTCGGCAGCTAACTGCTTCCATAGTATGTAAACGTggttaaagagcgactgcctttaaaaagcaacgAATCCCTTTGAAAACAACCTTTGTGGCATCATTATGAGCCAGAAACAGTaattctagtgtcaaaatctTTCACTGAGGATGGGAGGACATGTCCCTCCCCACAttatgaaattgcatttttgtcccccacagttttatcattggaatgtgatacaaaacgaggcaacggtgtgctttaggaccatgcggacgcgtccgagcggtcgggtaggctaacaaaaataaatgtcccccccacttctaaaaccaaagttgcccCCCTGGtgaaaattgactacaaagtgtaaataggatcattttggtcataaGTGAATCTCGTCTAAAACGGAGATTGGAACATCCATGCATCACAacggtaaatgaaggttgggttttgatttgacatgttcatttgcccactaacatggggtgagCAGCTGCGGTGATAgctctctatccaatagcatagacagtgtgacagacctGCTCAGCAGCTCTGactgtttacataagacaacacatcacacatttttttacttgagaaatactgcaccaaacacctataattacagatttcttgagttatcttagattcattctggggattttgaggaagtgataTATGCTTCTGCGTCTACAGTGTCTCGtgggggacaaacatcattaaccaaatGCGGAATTGGTCAGGAAACACATCGTCAAGACTGAAATCTCGTTTTTCgaatgagcaacagaaaaacacaaGTGCCAATCGGcgtgttcagtggctctttaaTGTTGACAAAACTAAATTCCTAGTGTTTGTGATGCCCGCTATTTGGTGCAACAGAGACCCGGTGGAGAGTGGGGTGAAATAGAAGAGTCactgtctgttcttttgagttttgatgttgagtctttacTTGACAAAGTaatgttaggatatatcagttatccagTACGAGGTTTTGTGCCGAACCCGCTGTAGTGTTTCAGGTGCCAAGTGTATGGTCATATTGCAGCAGTGCGTAGGAGGaagattcctagatgtgagaagtgtacAGGAAGgaatgagacaaaggaatgtgtagtatcggtgGAAAAAATTGTGTGTGTTAACTCTAGGGGTACCCATGGTGCTGGAGATCAGAAGTGTCCGGTTAGAGAAAGGCATGTTGAGGTTGCTAggatcagagtagtgcagaaggtgtcatatgctgagggaGTGAAGAtagtagtagaggaagatgggtccaggGCGAAGGATCctaagaggatccctgtgagtaggatAAGGCCAGTAGAGATTGAAAGGAATAACATGTGCTTCAGTAAGTGTGTTTCTTAGCGTCCATGCCATCGTTATCAattgtaccgcagaaatggaacgtaaatcacagaaaatagatgttgtgctGGCAGCTGCAGAAAAGTACTTGGGTGTAAGtgattttactgcagaagagttacacGGTGTGTTGAACGATAGTGTCTTGTCCTCCCAGGCTGctggcctggtgtaggatcagatagtggtgaggttttaaagGGTCTAGGGTTAGTTGGTACTGCAGTTTTTCTCCCTTTTCCCCATCCTTTGTCCCGTCCCTTTTTGTctcacaaagtgtaatgaattcCCACTCCAGAACAGTAGGCGGAAACACAGGGCTAGATAAGACAAATAGATTAAATAGAGAGGCTGTGACAATACAAATTTAAAGAAGAAGAAGGTCAGATATTTTTTGGGTTGGTGAAATAGATTATGCGACAATTGCgatggaaacgcttttatgcacaaatattgatagaaAAACCATAATGTCGTAAGCGATGATGTTGTAGCCTACTTACACCACGACATATAAAAGCATGTAGAGTTTATAGGCAGATggaataagttatgatgaacttcataaCTTATTTGATAACTTCATAACTTATGGTGGTTAtatgcacggtgatgagcttcatCCAAATGTTCTAATAAATATCGAGAGTAGGCTATAATTTGAATGACGCTGTTGCTAGCAGATTGTAATGGGCTGATGTGATGCTCCATTAGCcattacaggataggtactgtttggcgTAGCAGTGAATTTTCGACCAACATTAACTATCTTCGTTCTTGATTCGGCCAAACATGTATCTTCTAAAATGTccgtgtccagttgcaggtggttcgTTAGAATTTGTAAAATGCTcagttattaaaataaataaatgttttgctccatgaagtaatgcaacaatgtgtacgccgccattttgtctatttcaaatcttctctcaCTGATTGAGACAGTTGGGTCCatccaggggtgaaagtaaggtgGTACTGTCCGGTACAGAGTCccagcaaaataaatagtgggggtacaccataccggtaaaacatgagcctatcacaataattaaaacaaaatgtcaaaaaaactgtaggctattacaccattatttatcattaccgcatgtcagaggCATGAAAAACTTGAAAACGGGTGGTATAGCAGCCTATATACTCCAAAATGCGATGTGGTTCAATGAGAACACTGACATTTTAGGCCCACAGAGATCCTTTTGAAataatagggattctatatgtaattttATGATTAGACCCATCATTTTTTGGGTGCGTGCACACATAGTCCCATATCGGGACAAAATGTAATCTACTTTCACCGCTGGGTCCACCCCAAAGTGCCGCATGTCACGATGACACATGTTCAAAACATCTATAAGTGACTTTCTTGAGGTTCACAATCATTTTTAGATACTTTCTCATGATTTGGACTTAATCTTAAAACATTAGCAtatggaaacagtgccagggattgctgtcataccttgtccatagactgcttacagggtaaggaaaccaatatgtcattttgtaatttgggtgaactatccctttaaacttCAATTGATTTATtcagtacatgaaaacttaagtgcAAAAGTCATTTTATATACACTACATCATCACACACAGCATTTTATCCGCTAAtaagtcagtttgatggaaacacttCTGTTGGGAGAATGTGCATATTGTTTCTATGCTGATTTTCTATTCACCTGAAAATCTATCGCCAATTGGATGTCAACCTAGCTGATCCAGAATAGTTTATAAAACCACAAGCTCTTGATATTTCGTAAGTTACAATGACCAAGGTTTTCTAAATATTACACAATTTGTGTGTTTTGTACATAGATACAGTATTTTATTATTCTTTAAAACTATTAAGTTGcgccatgtacagtgagggaaaaaagcatttgatcccctgctgattttgtacgtttgcccactgacaaagaaatgatcagtctataattttaatggtaggtttatttgaacagtgagagacagaataacaacaaaaaaatccagaaaaacgcatgtaaaaaatgttataaattgatttgcattttaatgagggaaataagtatttgaccccctctcaatcagaaagatttctggctcccaggtgtcttttatacaagtaacgagctgagattagaagcacactcttaaagggagtgctcctaatctcagtttgttacctgtataaaagacacctgtccactgaagcaatcaatcagattccaaaatctccaccatggccaagaccaaagcgctctccaaggatgtcagggacctgattgtagacctacacaaggctggaatgggctacaagaccattgccaagcagattggtgagaaggtgacaacagttggtgcgattattcgcaatggaagaaacacaaaataactgtcaatctccctctgcctggggctccatgcaagatctcacctcgtggagttgcaatgatcatgagaacggtgaggaatcagcccagaactacacgggaggatcttgtcaatgatctcaaagcagcttggaccatagtcaccaagaaaacaattggtaacacactacgccgtgaaggactgaaatcctgcagcacccgcaaggtccccctgctcaagaaagcacatatacaggcccgtctgaagtttgccaatgaacatctgaatgattcagaggagaactgggtgaaagtgttgtgatcagatgagaccaaaattgagctctttggcatcaactcaactcgccgtgtttggaggaggaggaatgctgcctatgaccccaagaacaccatccccaccgtcaaacatggaggtggaaacattaagctttgggggtgtttttctgctaaggggacaggacaactttactgcatcaaagggacgatggacggggccgtgtaccgtcaaatcttgggtgagaacctccttccctcagccagggcattgaaaatgagtcgtggatgggtattccagcatgacaatgacccaaaacacacggccaaggcaacaaaggagtggctcaagaagaagcacattaaggtcctggagtggcctagccagtctccagaccttaatcccatagaaaatctgtggagggagctgaaggttcgagttgccaaacgtcagcctcaaaaccttaatgacttggagaagatctgcaaagaggagtgggacaaaatccctcctgaaatgtgtgcaaacctggtggccaactacaagaaacgtctgacctctgtgattgccaacaagggttttgccaccaggtactaagtaatgttttgcagaggggtcaaatacttatttccctcattaaaatgcaaatcaatttataacatttctgacatgcgtttttctggattttgttgttgttattctgtctctcactgttcaaataaacctaccattaaaattatagactgatcatgtctttgtcagtgggcaaacgtacagaatcagcaggggatcaaatacttttttctctcactgtatctTCTGTAAGCATGGTCTTCTGTGCCTCTCGCGCCTCCTAAAAAAGTATGTTATGTTCAAATGATATACCATTGTTGAAAGAAGGAGGTCGACTACAACATAGAAAGTCATATTTTATTGTAACACTGATAAGAATGGTAACACATTGAGGTAAGTTAAATAATCCACTTCTGTCAAGTTCTCTGTCCTGCAGTGGCACACAGTGGCACACAGCCAATCAGAGTTAGAATCCACAAAGTCTGCAGGAGCTAGTACCATCCCAAGTCTGTCCAGTTCACAGTTTTAATACAAAGTTGTTTTTTTCCTTTTGATAAAGTAGAGCACTAGTTTTTCATCATGACATCTCCATTTAGTTGGCTTACAAGTGTATTTTACAGGGTTAAGACTGTTAAAAAATCCCCTGAGGGAGAAGAGAACATTCTGGTGTTTTTGATATGAGAGAGAACAGAAGCCAATCCACTCCAGACATGACTTGCTGAGTCTGTTTCTGCTGATGTCTTGGCACGGTCTCACAGGGCACTATGAGATAGAGATAGGGGTTGAGTCCTTGGTGGGGAGGGAAGGCGGTCAAAGGATGGTCTCTCTACACAAAAGGCTTTGAGTGCGttcagagggtgagggagaggagtCCAGGGGAGCAGGGGGGTTGGGAGGCCCTGGTGCTGTAGGTGGACGGCGCAGGGATGAGGAAGGGGAACTCAAGGCCCCACAGCTTTGGAGGTGCAGGTCTTCATGGGCACGCTTCCTTGGGCTGCCGATGATGCGTTGTGACTGTGTCATCACCTGTGcaaagtaacagacacaaacaaacaaatccaTAAATATAACTGACCAACAATTTAGACCAGAATGATACAACAATGGTTTCATTAAGTTATCAGACCAGCTTATTTTATGCATTCATATGCATTCATACTCATGCCCATCGATAGACGTACCTGATCTATGACATTGGCACTGAATATAGCTTCCTCCATGTGTCTCTCGTCAGACTTGATGACATACTTGATGCTGTTGACCACTTGCTGGACTTCTGGAGGTAAACTACAGTTGGAGTGCTCCAGGAATTTGGCCACCAGGATTTTGGTGTCTTTATACGTCTTGAGGTCAGCCAGAGAGTGTGGGCGCTCATTGGAGACCGTGTGCAGGGCTCGTGGTTTGAGGCGGATGTCCACTTTCCTCCCCTCCTTCTGCTTCCTGCCACTGCAGGTGCTGACTTTGGCAGCAGTGTGGAGAGAAGCTGACACCTCTGTAGACTCTGAACATACCGAAGACACAAACAGACAACAACATCCAATCAGGCGGGACTCAACACATTCAACACATTTGCACATTCTGTAGGTGAACGCTATTTTCTCCTACGAGTTGCTGTTCTAAATGGGTGTTTTCGCCAGAGGTACGTGTAGACTGCCAGGTTAGGTGGGGAGTGACCTGGTGGGGAAATGTGAAAGGCATACATTGTTGAGAGGTGGTAAAGGCTCTGGTGTGGTGGGCGTTACCTTGCTCTGGTGAAGTCTGAGGAGAATCTTCAGGAGGAGGGTTGCTTGCAGAGGGGCAGCCACAGCTGTCACCTGCAGAGGGAGATGTTAACTTTATGGTGAACAAGTACTCATGCTAAAGTATATTATCTGCATTTCACCAAATTAAGTGATGCTAGTTACCTATAATTGTATCACTTATCACTACAGTCACAGTGGCAAGTGTGGTCTGATTAACCCTGTTCATCTCAACAGTAATGACAGAATCTTTCCTAACCAACATGTTAGTGCAACAACCCATGAGGAGCAGTGCCGTGCCGACACAGGAGCAACTAACGTACTTCCAGATATGGAGGTACAGGAGATAGGGTCGCTGGTGGAGCGTACGATTCGAGCCAGCTTGAGATACCGCCTGCCAGACCGGAGCATGCGGGGTCGCTCTGCGGGCGCAGAGGTAGAAGGGGGCTGCGAGGccggggaggaggaagaggaggatggggaCCACACACTGAAGCACAGCCGGGAGCCACGGGGCCGGGCAGGGGGGGACGGGGAGGGGCAGGTAGGGAGGCTCTGGGCTGCTGAGGCTGCCTCTACGGAGGCTGTGGATGCAGAGGTGGAGGCagagggcagggagggaggagttGGAGGAACATGAAGAATCAGCTGCTTCCTACTGGCTCGttctctgaggtgtgtgtgtagcgTTGCTCCTCCCTTGGCCTCCTCGTGCTCCAGTGTGTTGATGTTCTCTATGGACCAGTTTGGAGAGCGGGGAATGGAGTCCTGGTTGTGGGAGGAATCGCTGTAGCCAGTGTCGTTGAGCCGGGCCGGGCCATGATGGCGGTGGGAGAAGCGGGCACTGAGCTCTAGACTGATACAGCTGCCATCAGTCGGGGCGGTGTGCAGCGTGCCGTAGGGAGAGGAGTCAGAGCCCTGCACCTCCAGGGAACAGAGATCCTCTGAAGAGCAACTGTGGTCTGGAATTTCTGCCACCTCCTCTGATACCATTAGAGAGGCACTGTCCACAGAGGCTAGGACAGGACACAGGAGAGCACAAGCATCAGCTGCACAGACCAAACTCCAGTACAGGCATAGATATCAAACATGGCTAAACCCTATGGATGAGATACACCAGCctgttcacacacacagtcaatgtGGTGTGAGGGATGGCTGTAGTGATAGTGATTAAGCCTTCCTTACCCTGAGTACTGAGACCAGCTGTGGTGTTTCTCTCACAGAGGCTGGACTCAGTGGCCTGCTGATCAATGCTGGTAGTGACCTGCAGAGAGGAgcaaatggacacacacacacacataaattatTAGTTCTTACAGTTAACAAAGGAGACACATTTCCAAAGGGATAATGAGTGAGGGAACCAAAT from Coregonus clupeaformis isolate EN_2021a chromosome 32, ASM2061545v1, whole genome shotgun sequence carries:
- the LOC121582900 gene encoding protein FAM189A1-like isoform X2, with the protein product MLLSAVCVMLNLAGSILSCQNAQLVNSLEDCQLIKFDSDGVCVCCELQHQSSSCNNLGETLKLNPLSDCNTIRQHLKELLFSVCALNVISTIVCALATAMCCMQMVSTDVLQIFMPHRARALSADCMTPHGTILHQTLDFDEFIPPIPPPPYYPPEYTCTPVMDGQRSLHLDFPHSPFSAIYGVPINSPGTLYPSELPPSYESVVGLGMGQTPASQVTTSIDQQATESSLCERNTTAGLSTQASVDSASLMVSEEVAEIPDHSCSSEDLCSLEVQGSDSSPYGTLHTAPTDGSCISLELSARFSHRHHGPARLNDTGYSDSSHNQDSIPRSPNWSIENINTLEHEEAKGGATLHTHLRERASDSCGCPSASNPPPEDSPQTSPEQESTEVSASLHTAAKVSTCSGRKQKEGRKVDIRLKPRALHTVSNERPHSLADLKTYKDTKILVAKFLEHSNCSLPPEVQQVVNSIKYVIKSDERHMEEAIFSANVIDQVMTQSQRIIGSPRKRAHEDLHLQSCGALSSPSSSLRRPPTAPGPPNPPAPLDSSPSPSERTQSLLCRETIL
- the LOC121582900 gene encoding protein FAM189A1-like isoform X1, encoding MLLSAVCVMLNLAGSILSCQNAQLVNSLEDCQLIKFDSDGVCVCCELQHQSSSCNNLGETLKLNPLSDCNTIRQHLKELLFSVCALNVISTIVCALATAMCCMQMVSTDVLQIFMPHRARALSADCMTPHGTILHQTLDFDEFIPPIPPPPYYPPEYTCTPVMDGQRSLHLDFPHSPFSAIYGVPINSPGTLYPSELPPSYESVVGLGMGQTPASQVTTSIDQQATESSLCERNTTAGLSTQASVDSASLMVSEEVAEIPDHSCSSEDLCSLEVQGSDSSPYGTLHTAPTDGSCISLELSARFSHRHHGPARLNDTGYSDSSHNQDSIPRSPNWSIENINTLEHEEAKGGATLHTHLRERASRKQLILHVPPTPPSLPSASTSASTASVEAASAAQSLPTCPSPSPPARPRGSRLCFSVWSPSSSSSSPASQPPSTSAPAERPRMLRSGRRYLKLARIVRSTSDPISCTSISGSDSCGCPSASNPPPEDSPQTSPEQESTEVSASLHTAAKVSTCSGRKQKEGRKVDIRLKPRALHTVSNERPHSLADLKTYKDTKILVAKFLEHSNCSLPPEVQQVVNSIKYVIKSDERHMEEAIFSANVIDQVMTQSQRIIGSPRKRAHEDLHLQSCGALSSPSSSLRRPPTAPGPPNPPAPLDSSPSPSERTQSLLCRETIL